In Fundulus heteroclitus isolate FHET01 chromosome 18, MU-UCD_Fhet_4.1, whole genome shotgun sequence, a single genomic region encodes these proteins:
- the tpst1 gene encoding protein-tyrosine sulfotransferase 1 isoform X2 — protein sequence MIGKLKQNLLVACLVISSVTVFYLGRHAMECHHRFEQRSHPGGILPLSALGGSMRTTLRTGQNLSQPFVYNKDMPLIFIGGVPRSGTTLMRAMLDAHPEVRCGEETRVIPRILAMKQMWSRSGREKMRLDEAGVTDEVLDAAMQAFLLEIIVKHGEPANFLCNKDPFALKSLSYLAKIFPRAKFVLMIRDGRASVHSMISRKVTIAGFDLGSYRDCLTKWNRAIETMYTQCLDASDKCLPVHYEQLVLHPEKWMRTLLKFLDVPWNDAVLHHEELIGKAGGVSLSKVERSTDQVIKPVNVEALSKWVGKIPPDVVRDMAVIAPMLSRLGYDPHANPPNYGQPDPKVLDNTRRMQKSAERPNPS from the exons ATGATCGGCAAGCTGAAACAGAACCTGTTGGTGGCCTGTCTGGTCATCAGCTCGGTGACAGTCTTCTACCTTGGCCGGCATGCGATGGAGTGTCATCATCGCTTTGAGCAGCGCAGCCATCCAGGAGGAATCCTGCCTCTCTCTGCACTGGGAGGCAGTATGCGGACCACCTTACGGACAGGCCAGAATCTCAGCCAACCTTTTGTTTACAACAAAGACATGCCACTGATCTTCATTGGAGGTGTGCCCAGAAGCGGGACGACACTGATGAGAGCAATGTTAGACGCACACCCTGAGGTGCGGTGCGGGGAAGAAACACGCGTCATTCCACGCATCCTGGCCATGAAGCAGATGTGGAGCCGTTCAGGGCGGGAGAAGATGCGCCTGGATGAGGCTGGTGTAACAGATGAGGTGCTAGACGCTGCCATGCAGGCCTTCCTGCTGGAAATCATCGTCAAACATGGTGAGCCGGCCAACTTCCTCTGCAATAAGGACCCGTTTGCACTGAAGTCGCTCTCTTACCTGGCCAAGATTTTTCCACGTGCCAAATTTGTGCTCATGATTCGTGATGGGAGGGCATCGGTTCATTCCATGATCTCAAGGAAAGTCACCATTGCAGGCTTTGACCTGGGCAGCTACCGGGACTGCCTGACCAAGTGGAATCGGGCGATAGAAACGATGTACACTCAGTGCTTAGACGCATCGGACAAATGCCTACCTGTGCACTACGAACAGTTGGTCCTCCATCCTGAAAAGTGGATGCGGACACTGTTGAAATTCCTTGACGTTCCTTGGAATGATGCTGTCCTTCACCATGAGGAGCTTATTGGGAAAGCAGGGGGAGTTTCCCTTTCCAA ggtGGAGAGGTCCACAGACCAGGTCATTAAGCCAGTAAACGTGGAAGCCTTGTCCAAATGGGTGGGAAAGATCCCACCTGATGTGGTGAGAGACATGGCCGTCATCGCCCCCATGCTCTCCAGGCTGGGCTACGACCCGCACGCCAACCCCCCCAACTACGGTCAGCCTGATCCCAAAGTTTTGGACAACACCAGGAGG
- the tpst1 gene encoding protein-tyrosine sulfotransferase 1 isoform X1 — MIGKLKQNLLVACLVISSVTVFYLGRHAMECHHRFEQRSHPGGILPLSALGGSMRTTLRTGQNLSQPFVYNKDMPLIFIGGVPRSGTTLMRAMLDAHPEVRCGEETRVIPRILAMKQMWSRSGREKMRLDEAGVTDEVLDAAMQAFLLEIIVKHGEPANFLCNKDPFALKSLSYLAKIFPRAKFVLMIRDGRASVHSMISRKVTIAGFDLGSYRDCLTKWNRAIETMYTQCLDASDKCLPVHYEQLVLHPEKWMRTLLKFLDVPWNDAVLHHEELIGKAGGVSLSKVERSTDQVIKPVNVEALSKWVGKIPPDVVRDMAVIAPMLSRLGYDPHANPPNYGQPDPKVLDNTRRVYKGEFQLPDFLKEQSQMQKSAERPNPS, encoded by the exons ATGATCGGCAAGCTGAAACAGAACCTGTTGGTGGCCTGTCTGGTCATCAGCTCGGTGACAGTCTTCTACCTTGGCCGGCATGCGATGGAGTGTCATCATCGCTTTGAGCAGCGCAGCCATCCAGGAGGAATCCTGCCTCTCTCTGCACTGGGAGGCAGTATGCGGACCACCTTACGGACAGGCCAGAATCTCAGCCAACCTTTTGTTTACAACAAAGACATGCCACTGATCTTCATTGGAGGTGTGCCCAGAAGCGGGACGACACTGATGAGAGCAATGTTAGACGCACACCCTGAGGTGCGGTGCGGGGAAGAAACACGCGTCATTCCACGCATCCTGGCCATGAAGCAGATGTGGAGCCGTTCAGGGCGGGAGAAGATGCGCCTGGATGAGGCTGGTGTAACAGATGAGGTGCTAGACGCTGCCATGCAGGCCTTCCTGCTGGAAATCATCGTCAAACATGGTGAGCCGGCCAACTTCCTCTGCAATAAGGACCCGTTTGCACTGAAGTCGCTCTCTTACCTGGCCAAGATTTTTCCACGTGCCAAATTTGTGCTCATGATTCGTGATGGGAGGGCATCGGTTCATTCCATGATCTCAAGGAAAGTCACCATTGCAGGCTTTGACCTGGGCAGCTACCGGGACTGCCTGACCAAGTGGAATCGGGCGATAGAAACGATGTACACTCAGTGCTTAGACGCATCGGACAAATGCCTACCTGTGCACTACGAACAGTTGGTCCTCCATCCTGAAAAGTGGATGCGGACACTGTTGAAATTCCTTGACGTTCCTTGGAATGATGCTGTCCTTCACCATGAGGAGCTTATTGGGAAAGCAGGGGGAGTTTCCCTTTCCAA ggtGGAGAGGTCCACAGACCAGGTCATTAAGCCAGTAAACGTGGAAGCCTTGTCCAAATGGGTGGGAAAGATCCCACCTGATGTGGTGAGAGACATGGCCGTCATCGCCCCCATGCTCTCCAGGCTGGGCTACGACCCGCACGCCAACCCCCCCAACTACGGTCAGCCTGATCCCAAAGTTTTGGACAACACCAGGAGG